The DNA sequence TAGTCATATACTCAGCAAGCATTTTTTTGCTGTGAGGATGCTTTTCAAGATTTTCATCAGGGTTTAAAACTGTATTCATAAAAAATTCGGGTGTAACTCTTTGCAGAACGTCTCTCTGTGCAGGACCAACATATCTCTCATCAAGTTTATGACAGGATGCACATTTAGATTCAAAAATTTTCTCACCTTCCGAGGCCATGGATTTGTCAATCGGTCCGAGGTTTAATTTTTTCTTAACTGGACCAAAACCGTTTTCAAGTTCCCAATCAGAAAGCCCGGTGGTATTGGATTTGTCAACAGTCTGATTCTGGTTTGAAGTGCTGTTTTCATCTGAATTACCACCACAGGTAGTGACGAGCATCAGTGAGGTAATAATGGTAAGTAGAAATAATAAACTACTTCTGAGGTTTTTTGTTTTGTATCGGAACATTTTTCACTCCTTAAATTTATAATCGGATTTTTTGTCTGATTAAAAATAATAATTATAAAATCATTTGTCAATAGTAAATTTTAATTATTTACGAAAGATTAAATTTTGGAATCAATTGGAAGTTTATCTGGGTCTTTTTTATTTCTTTTTATTCTTTCTTCAAGCCTCTCATCAAAAAGCTTAGCAATTTCTGCACCTAGAATAAAAACGGCAGCTGAATAATAAATCCAGAAGGCAACAACAATTCCAAGAGCATAAGCTCCGTAAATTCTGCTGAAAGTTGTAAACTTTGAAAGATAAATTCCGAAAAGTATTTTGGCTGCTACCCAGAATATTGATGCCCAGACTGCACCAATTGCAACAGATCTCTTATGAATTTTAACAACAGGCATAAATTTGTAAAGCGATGCGAACATTAAAAACATCATAAAGAATGAAAATGATGCAGTAAAAACTCTCTCAAATATTGGTTGATTAAAAATCTGCAGGTAAGGAGTTGATTGTGCAAATGATACAAAAAAGTCTAACATTGGCAGAAGGAGTATAAGCACAAGGAATATCAGCACGATCACGATAATCACTAAAAAGTCACGCAGCTTCCCTAGAAAAATATTTATATCAAGATCTCTTCCATAAACTCTGTTTAATACAGTTCTTAAGCTACTTGCAAATCCACTTGCGGCAAAAAATAACCCGATAATGCCAACCCATCCCGCAATATTTCGGTATTCAATCACTTCCTGGACTCGATCAAATATTATATCTTTAGCAAAATTCGCATATTCGCTGTAAGGTATTATTGTATCAATAAGCGTGTTTATCTGCATTTCAACTTCAACGGAGTTCAAGAATTTTCCAAGGAGCCAGAATATTATTAACGTCATTGGGATGATGCAAACGAAAAGAGAAAATGCTAATCCGCCTGAGAAAAGAAATAAATGGTGGCGATCAGTACGATCGTACAGTCCTCCAAAATAATGTTTTGAAAAACCAACGAACCAATTCCACGCAGGAACTAAATGAAGATAATACCGTAGCTTTCTGAATAATTCATAAACTTTAGAATTCCGTATTTTCTCCAGTAGTTTATTAATCACCGGTCATAATCCGCGGAATTGTGTTGTAATATAATTCTGAAAGTTCAGTAACTGTAATTGAAATATCATCATTGATTTTTAATACCGAACCAGATACTATCCCTGAAATGATGAATGGTTGATTAAATGACTGCAGAACTTTTTCAAATTTATCTTTTTTATCTTTGGCTACGCTCACGATAATTTTGGATTGGGTCTCCGAGAAATATGAAAAATCTTTTCTTGATTTGATCGGGATGTTAACTTCTGCACCAAGCATTTTTTCTTCGTTGATGATGCAGCATTCTGCTAGTGCACAGACAATTCCGCCTTCTGAAACATCGTGAGCTGAATTAATTAATTTCTTTTTAATTAATTCGAGAACTGTATCCTGAAGTTTCTTTTCAGTCTGAAGTTCAATCTGTGGAGAATTTCCTTCGACTTTTTTGTGAATGACTTTGAGATATTCGCTTCCGCCAATTTCTTCTTTGTCCTCACCCAAAACGTAAATCAGGTCACCTTCATTTTTAAAATAAGAAGTTGTTACGTACGAAAGATCTTCGACTAGTCCGAGCATACCAATTGTCGGCGTTGGATAAACAGCACGATCAGGTGATTCATTATAAAAGCTGACGTTACCGCCTGTAACGGGAGTATCAAAGAATCTGCAGGCTTCACCCATTCCAGCAATTGCTTCAGCAAACTGCCAATAGATTTCGGGTTTGTATGGATTTCCGAAGTTTAGGCAATTTGTAATCGCTAGAGGGATTCCACCCGAGCAAACAATATTTCTTGCGGATTCAGCAACTGCAATCTTTGCACCTTCTCTTGGATTTAAATAAACGTATCGTGCATTACAATCTGTTTTCATTGCCAGAGCTTTGTTTGTTCCTTTAATATAAATTACTGCTGAATCACATCCGGGACCGACAATTGTATTTGTTCTTACCATTGAATCATATTGTTCGTAAACCCATTTCTTGGAAGCAATGTTTGGTGAAGAAAAAACTTTCAAAAAAGCTTCCTGAATATCCTTTGGTTGAGGCAGTTCAGAAAAATCAAATTTTCTTTTTTCTTTTATATAAGCTGGCTCTTTTTGTTCTCGAATGTAAACCGGTGCTCCTCCTCCAAGTACTAAATCAAAAGGAGGAAGTTCCGCTTCTAATTTTCCTTTGTAGTTGATAAACAGCTTATCTTCATTAATTACTTCACCGATTATCTCACAGTGCAAATCCCATTTTTCAAAAACTTCTCTAACTCTGTCTTCATAACCTTTCTTCACCACGCACAACATTCTTTCCTGACTTTCGGAAAGCATAATTTCATAAGCACTCATTCCTTCTTCACGTAACGGGACTTTATCAAGATTTATTCTCATCCCGGAGTTTCCTTTTGCACTCATCTCAGTTGTCGAGCAGGAAATTCCAGCTGCGCCCATATCCTGAATTCCAATTAAATATCCTTTGCGAATTATTTCGAGAGAAGCTTCGAGTAAAAGTTTTTCTGTGAAAGGATCACCGACCTGAACAGAAGGTCGTTTCGATTCTGATTTTTCCGAAAGTTCTTCTGATGCAAAAGTGGCTCCGTGAATTCCATCTCTTCCAGTTGATGAACCTACTATCATAACAGGATTTCCTTCACCTTTAGCAACAGCACTTGCGAAAGTATTTGTCTTAACAATTCCAACCGCCATTGCGTTTACTAAAGGGTTGAGCTGATATGATTCATCAAAATAAACTTCCCCGGCAACAGTCGGAACACCAAAGCTGTTTCCGTAATCACCGATACCTTTTACAACTCCGGCAAAAAGATATCGTGTTCGTGCATCATCAAGAGTTCCAAATCGAAGTGAGTTGAGAGAAGCAATTGGTCGTGCGCCCATTGTAAAAATATCTCGCATTATTCCACCGACACCTGTTGCTGCACCTTGATATGGTTCGACGGCAGAAGGATGATTGTGACTTTCAATTTTAAATGCAACTGCAAGTCCATCACCAATATCAACAAGCCCTGCGTTCTCTTCTCCAGCACCAACTAATAATCTTCCTCCGCTTCTTGGAAGAGTTTTTAGTTGAGCAATTGAGTTTTTATAGCTGCAATGCTCACTCCACATTACACTAAAAATTCCAAGCTCTGTGAAGGTTGGAGTTCTGGCGAGTATCTTTAAAATTCTTTCATATTCTTCTTTGTTAAGTCCGTGTTCAATTGCGAGTTCGAGAGTAACTTCTGGCTGTTTCATCAAATATTGATTCTAAAGTTTAAGCGTGAATTTTTAGTTAGGAAATATAATAAAAAGTTTCCCCTCCCTTTATGGGAGGGTTTGTAAAATTTATTTGAGGTTAAGATATTTTTCCCAAATATTAAATAATTGGTACGTCGCGTAAATATCCTTCGAGCAATAAACTGCAATATCTTTTATTCGTCCAGCTTCATAAAGATTTTTTACTTCCATTCCTGATATGTCTTTTGATTTGGGAGATTCAATTCCAAATGACTGGCAATAAAAATCAAGATTAAATTTTCTTGTTGATCCATAAAAAGTAAATTGCTCAAGGAGATCTATGTGCTCATCACCGTATCTGTAACCCATTAAATTTTTTGTAACCTTTACTCTAACCATCGCAGAGCGCATCATTAAAAAAGGGACATCAAAATTTCTTCCATTAAAAGTGATGAATTGGTCAACTCGTTTTGCAACACGCCAGAATGATTCAAGAATTTCTTTTTCAGATAATCCTTTGTATTGAACCTTTCCTCCGCCTGTGGCGGACTCGCTTGTCCACTCTTCTTTCTTTTGGCTTTCGTAATAGACATAAGATTTTTCTTTCTCGACATCATAAATACCGATCACAATACATTTTGAAGTGTATGGATAAAGACTTGTGTAGCGAATTGCATCGTCAATCATCATTTGACGTTTTTCCGGATCGGGTTCTTTATCAGCGTATCTTAGAAGATATTCTCTCTGACTTTCAGAAAGAGTTTCGAAAGGATAAGCGCAAGTTTCTATATCGAACACTATTCTTCGCATTTTGCCTCCTAAAAATTGTGTGAAGAATTTTAACTTAAATCCCGCTCAGTTGGGATTCGCAATGACAAGATAGTATTAATCTCTCAAAATTTTTACTAATGGTTCAAAAGATTTAACTTTTTCTATGAAATGATCTGGCAATGACGTTGATTTTCTACTTTTGGGATCGACAAAAACTACAACACCTTTTCCGTCAACTATTAGTTCACCCGTTTTCTGTTTTACAATTAAATGATCGTAACCAAAAGAAGAATTTTTTATGTATGAGATTCTTGAATAAACTTCCAAGACATCATCGTAATAGGCATGGCTTCGGTAATTAATTTCATTTCTAACCATAAAAAATATTTTTCCATCTGAGAAAATTCCTTTTTCAGGCATTAACCCGGCAGCTTTTATGTATTCAAGTCTGGCTGTTTCAAAAAAATTAATGTAGACAGCATTGTTGCAAACACCGAGCATATCGACTTCGTGAAATCTTACTGTTACTGTGTATTTGTGTTTGAAGTCGTATGGAGTTAAAGATTTCTCAGTCATAATAGTTCTTTTTGTTAACATAGAAATTGATTTATTGTTTCATTGTTATATTGTTAAAAATATTCGCGCCTCAACAATAAAGCAATAATAACAATGCAACAATTATTTAAAAATATTATCGAGAATATCGGCAGCCTTTTCAATATCATTATCAGTAACATCAAGATGAGTAACTGCTCGCAGTGAATCAATTGTTCCCGGTGTAAGTATCAATCCCATTTCCCGGCATTTTATCAGACCTTCTTTTGGAGTCACCTTCACTGGCTTGAAGAGAAGAATATTTGTTTGGACTGCAGCCATATTTATTTCAAGATTTGGGTTTAGCTTAATTCTTTCAGCCAGATGTTTTGCTCTCCAGTGATCTTCCTTTAATCGTTCTCTATTATTCTGAATAGCATACAAAGCTGCTGCCGCAAGAATTCCAACCTGTCTCATTCCTCCACCCCAGGCTTTTCGTACACGATAGGCTTCCTGAATAAATTCTTTGGAACCAGCAATTGCCGAACCAACAGGTGCACCAAGTCCTTTTGAAAAACAGCAAGATACAGTATCAAAGTGTTGAGCATAATCTTTTGCAGACAATCCGGTTTCGACACAGGCGTTCCAGACTCTTGCTCCATCAAGATGATAGTAAAGTTGATGTTTCCTTGAAAGATTTTTTAGTGCAATAATATTATCAAGTGGCCAGATTGTTCCGCCAGCACGGTTGTGAGTGTTTTCAACTTCAATAACTTTGGTTCGGGGCATATGATAGGCAGTTGTACGAATATAAGGTTCAACCTGATCTGCTCGTAGAATTCCAAGTTCACCATCAAGAGGATAAAGTTGAATACCACTTAATCTTGCTGGAGAAGATGATTCGTAATTAAAGATGTGAGCTTCGCGATCGCAGATAACTTCATCACCGGGCTCGGTTAGAACATTCAGACAAATCTGATTTCCCATTAAGCCGCTTGGAACATATAAAGCTGCTTCTTTTCCAAGAAGTTCAGCAACAAATTCTTCAAGCTTGTTTACTGTTGGATCTTCTTTGAAAACATCATCACCGACTTCAGCTTCGTACATTGCTTTACGCATTTCAGGTGATGGTTTTGTTACTGTATCGCTTCTTAAGTCTATAAATTTCATTTTGCATCTTAATGTCATCCTGAGCCTGTCGAAGGATGACTTTATTGGAAAGTAAGGTGTCACACTTCGACGGGCTCAGTGTGACAGAAGAATTCACATTTTAAATTTTTTCTTCAGCCAAATTAAAATATTCATCCCAAATATCCAGAACGAAAAAACTGAAGAGAGAATTGGCACAATTAAAGGATTTGCTGAATAAAAAGTTTTTTCAGTCTGAACCGGAACTTCTCCAACCAGAGTAGTTTTCACGAACATATCCGTTTCGGATAGAATTTCTCCTTTTGCATTGATGATACAACTTACACCTCCGTTTGCACAACGCACAACTGATCTTCTGTTTTCAACTGCACGGAGTATCGCAAAATCTTTGTGCTGATATGGTCCGCTCGATTTTCCATACCAACTATCGTTTGTGACCACAGTGATTAACTCTGCACCCTTCTGAACAAATGAAGTAACAAAAACAGGATCAACTGATTCATAGCAAACGAGGCCACCAACTTTAACTGTATCAAGTTCATCATTGTAAATTGAAAAAATTGTCGTATCCTTTCCAATATTCCATCCGGTAATTCCAACACCCCATTTCAACAAATCACCAAGAAAAGCAAACTGATCAACAAAAGGAACTCTTTCACCAAGCGGGACAAGTTTCATTTTTCCATAGCGTTGAATCTCTCTGGTTCCAGGATTCAATCCAAGCACAGCATTATAAGTTCTATAAAAATAATTTCCTTGTTCAGAGAATTTTGAATCTACTGGAATATTATTTTCATTTAGGTCATAAATTATATCCGGCATTCCTGTAAGAAGTGATACATCATTACTATCGAGGAACTTATAAATTGAATTTTCAACGATAAGAAAAGATCCTCCGAATGCATAAACAGGAAGTGCTGTCTCAGGCCAGAGAATAACCTGTGCTCCTTCATCAACACATTTTTGTGAAAGGCCAAGATATAAATTCAGGAGATCACCAAGATTTCCGGTTGACCATTTATCCCAGGGATTCAAATCAGGCTGAACAATTCCAACTTTAACTTTTTTTTCTGAAATCTTGAAAGATGAAACTTTATAGATACCATATACAACCAGGCAAAGAAAAATTATAACAGCAAAAACCAAAGGTTTAGCATTTAGTTTTTGGTTTTCTTTCCTTTCAAAAAAAGATTTGAATAAAAGAACATTGGTGTAAGCAACAACTAATGACAACCCATTCGTTCCGATTATATCGGCAGCTTGAATAAATAAGTTGAACTTTGCAAGTCCGTGTCCAAGTAAAAGCCAGGGAAATCTTAAATCTGTTAAAGTTAAAAGATATTCAAGTGTTACCCAGAAAATCGGGAAAAGCCAAAGCGCATCAAACTTTGGAAATACTTTTTTTGCCAGGTAAAAAAGCGTAGATGGAATCATCATCACACAGGGATAAACCAGAAGCAACGCAACACCTGATAGCACTAAATAAGGATCGGCTTCAGCTTGCCAACTGCCAACCCAGTAAATTGTGATGAGACTAAAAACCAGGGAAAAGAGAAATGTTGCTTTGCTTATTGAGGCTAGCGAATTTTTTTTTGTAATGACCGTAAAATATGGAATGAGTCCAACAAAAATCAGCAACGTGAACGGAAATGGAAAAGGAGGAAATGAAATTCCGAGTATAATTCCACTTACGATTAACAGAAGCCTTTCTTTTCTCCGCTGTCTTTTTTCTTCTGGAGTTAGATGTATTCTGTATTTTGATAAAAACTTCAAACAGCAGATTTCCTTTTTCTAAAAAATAATCGAACGATAAAAAATAAAATTACAATCGCAGTAACAACGATAACTATGTTACTATAGGTTGTCAGGTATTCATCGACTTTAGCAACATTATCTCCAAAAATAAATCCAAGGTATAACATAATCGCATTCCAGAGTAATGCAGAGATAAAACAAAGAGTGATTGTTCTCTTCGGATCAAGATTGCTAATTCCTGCAAAGAAAGAAATGACCGCTCTCGTGCCGGGCATAAATCGATTTACAACAACAATAAGGTAACCGTACTTTCTAAACCATGCTTCAACTCTGTCAAGTGATTTAACAGGAATATACTTGAATCTACCGGAGTGAATTAATTTTTTATCAACAGTTGCACCGATGTAGAACATAAGAGCAAAACCTAAAATGCTGCCTACTGTCGCAAATGAAAGAGCGAGAAGAAAATTAATTGCTCCCGTACCAACCAGTGAACCGCCGACAACCGTCACAACATCACTTGGTGATGGCGGAAAAACATTTTCAATGAATGCAAAAAAGAAAAGTGTGATGTAAATCCAGAAAGGAGGAAAGGTTGCAATCCTGGTAAGTATATCTTCAAACATTATTTTCTGACTACTGTTGCAACAGCCATTACAGAAATGCCTTCCTCTCTTCCAACAAATCCAAGTTTTTCAGTCGTTGTTGCTTTGATTGAAATTCGGTCAGAGCCAATATCCAGTATCTTTGAAATCTTTTCTTTCATTTTCTGTGTATAAGGTGAAATCTTGGGCAGTTGAAGCATTACCACAACATCGATATTATTAACATAAAATCCCCTGTTACGAATAAGTTCGTGAGCTCTTTTCAGGAAGACGGTGCTGTCTGCATTTTTATAGCGTGGGTCATCATCAGGAAAGTGAGTACCGATATCACCAAGCGAAAGTGAGCCAAGCATTGCGTCGGTAACAGCATGAAGTAGTGCATCAGCATCTGAATGTCCAGCTAATCCTTTGTCGTAAGGGATTTCTATTCCGCCGAGGATAAGTTTACGTCCTCCAGCAAATGCGTGAACATCAAATCCGATTCCGGTTCTTAAATCTATTATCAAAATCTCACCTCAAAGTCTGTGAATTCATTTTTTGGTTCCTGCCAATCTACTTTACACAATTTAACAGAAGCATGTATTGGGCCCACCTTTAACTTATTAATTAATTCATCAACTATTGCTTTTTCTCCTTCAACAACTGTAAGCACTTCACCAGTATAAAGGTTTTGAGTGAAACCTTTCAATCCGAGTTTTTGTGCTTCACGAACTACGAAATACCTGTATCCAACTCCCTGAACCAAGCCGTTAACAATGATTTCCGCACGAACTTCCATTTATAAGAAAAATTCTTTGAGAATTTATTTAAAAATTTAGATAAACTTTGCTTTAGTACAAAGATAAGCGGATTTAGTCCTTTTTATCATACCCAAAACTCTTAAGCAAGTTTTCATCGCTTCGCCATTTTTTTCTAACTTTCACTCGGAGTTCGAGAAAAATTTCACGCTGCAAGAACTCTTCGATTGATTCTCTTGCAACTTGTCCAAGCTTTTTAATCGCTGTTCCAGCGTTACCAATTATTATTGCTTTCTGAGAATCTCTTTCCACAACTATTTCAGCGCTGATAAAATTTTTACCCTCTTCTCTTTCTTTGAATTCAATTATTAAAACTTCACTGCTGTAAGGGACTTCATCGCGATACAGTTCAAGTATCTTTTCGCGGATAATTTCGGAGACAAAGAATCTTTCATTCTCATCTGTCACCTGGTCATCCGGAAAAAGTTTTGGTCCTTCGGGAAGAAAGCGAATGATTTCTTCTTTCACTCTTTGAATATTAAAATAATGAGAGGCTGAGATAGGAATTACTTCTTCAAACATTTTCTGTGTTTCAAAATGTTTGATGAGTTCTTTAACCTTTTCCTGAGTAATCAAATCGACTTTGTTGAGCACAAGAAGTTTTGGTTTCCTTGATCTGGCAACCTGCACATTAACAAATTCCTGTGAGAACAAGTTTTCAGCTAAGGGATCTTCTTTAACATCGCTAATAAGAACAATCACATCCGCATCATCAAGTGAAGATTTTACATCCTCCATCATTTTTTCCTGGAGAAGATAAGAAGGAGAAAGTATTCCCGGTGTATCGAGAAAAATGATCTGGTAATCTTCTTCACTTAAAATTCCGAGAATTCTTTTTCGAGTGGTTTGTGGTTTTGAAGTGATTATCGAAAGTTTCTGTCCGAGCAGTGTGTTGAGTAAGGTTGATTTGCCCGAATTAGGTAAACCAAGAATTGCAACATAACCGGTTTTATCATTCATAAATAAAAAATTAATATTTGTAAGATAAATTACTTTGGACGCGATTTAAATGAAAGGAAGTACGGGGAGGTTTATTATTTGCTGATTGCAGATTTAGTCCGCTTTTGCATTTCAAAAAGAAATAACCTGATATCAGAATGATCAGAGAAAAGATTGATCCGACAATTGACAAACCCGCACCACTAAATAAATTCTGGATGGTTCGCACCAGTCCCTCGCTTAAACCCGATACAGAATCAAAAACAGATTGAGAGTCGCTAGCTGCTGAGGTTGTTGCCGAAATCATAGCTGAAATAGAAAAACCAAAAATTACTAGGCAAAGCAATATGATAAATGTCACGACTGTAGCAATAAAGTACTTTTGCTGTTTTGGAACTGTTGATCTTTTTATAATCTGTTTCATCAACTTTTCAGTAAAGCCAGCGGAAACTTCATCCTCTTTAATTGCGAATAAATTATCATGAACTAACTTCAGTGCATTAAACTTTCTTTGCAACTCTTCTGAATTACGAATACCAGATTTTACCTGTTCAGCTTCTACGCTGCTCAATTCACCGTCAAGATATTTATTTAATATTTCATCTGTAATCTGAATCATTGTAATTCTTTAGCTAGTTTGGTTTTTAAGATTAAATCGCGTAATGCATTTCTTGATCTGTGAAGCATTACTTTCACGTTCGAAACAGTTAATCCCATTACGTCGCTTATCTCATCAATTGTCATTTCATTCAAATAGAACATTGTAATAATTGCTGAATATCTTTCCGGCAATTTACTAATTGTTTTATGAATCAGATGGTTAACATCCTTCTTTTCAATTTCGTCCGAACTATATTCACTTTCGAGATTGAAATGATCCTCAACAGATGTCATTTCGGTTTCTGTTTTTCTTTTTTGAGATGATAACTTCGTCAGTGCTGAATTATAAACTATCCGGTAAAACCAAGTCGAAAATTTTGATTCACCTTTAAAATTCACCAACGAATTATACGCTTTCAAAAAACAATCCTGCAGAACTTCTTCTGCTTCTAATTCATTCTTCAGCATTCTTTTTAACATCGAAAATGCTTTATTCTTGTATCGATTCACTAAAATTGAATAATCGGAACTATTGCCTTTTCTAACCGAATCGATTATTTCCTGATCAGAAAGATTTCTCATTCAATTCTTAGACTAACATATTGTGATTTTAGTTACACTACATTTAATTCTACTAAAAAATATAAGGTGATTCCTTAAAAAGCAAAAAATGAGCAGAAAATCTATATTATTATCCTAATGAAACTGTAACCTGTCAGTTGAAAATATTGTCTCAACAATTAAACAACAGAAAGGATAATAAAATGCAGGAAGAAGTAGTTGCTGTATTTATTCCGATAGTAATGTTTCTAATAATCGGATTAATATCGGTTACAGCTATCTATTACAGATCTAGAGAAAGACAGATGCTTATCGATAAAGGTCTCTCAGCAGAGGATATGAAAAAATTCTTTGAACAGAAGAGAGATCCATTCTGGCTGATGAAAGTCGGAATAATCTGCATATTCTTTGGAATCGGACTTGGTATCGGGTTGATGTCTGGAGCAGAAGAAACGAGAGAAATTGTAACTCCAACTTCAATCTTCATATTCACTGGAATTGGATTTGTGATCGCAAACATTTATGGAAACAAGATGAGGCGTGCATACGATTTAGAAAAAAAGGCTGGCAATTAAAATCGGATGTTAGTTTTGAGTAGCACAGATTGGTAATCTGTGCTACCAAAAATTATTAATGTTCCTGTGCCTCAAGCCATCTTTCTGCATCAAGTGCAGCCATACAGCCAGTACCTGCAGCAGTAACAGCCTGACGATATTTACTGTCACTCACATCTCCGGCTGCAAAAATTCCCTCAATATTTGTGTAAGTTGAACCAGGCTTTACTTTCAGGTAACCTACTTCATCCATATCAAGCTGACCTTTGAAGATTTCAGTATTCGGTTTGTGGCCGATTCCGATAAATAATCCGTCAGCATTATACTCTTCTGTCGAATGATCACGCGTATCTTCCAGGATTACACCGGTCATTCTTTTTATTCCATTCTGCTCAACACCAACAACTTCTTTAATGGTTTTATTTAACATGAATTTAATCTTAGGATTTTTCTGTGCACGGTTAAGCATAATGCTCGATGCTCTGAATCCTTCCCTACGATGAATGATTGTTACTTCTGAAGCATGGTTAGTAAGATAAGTTGCCTCTTCCATCGCAGTATCACCACCGCCTATCACAAGAACTTTCTGATTCTTAAAAAAGAATCCATCACAAGTTGCACATGCAGAGACACCGTAGCCCATATATTTTTTTTCACTTTCAAGTCCGAGTAATTTTGCCGATGCACCGGTTGCTACAATAACCGCATCAGCAGTATAAACTTCATCGTACGATTTTAAAACGAAAGGTCTTTTTGAAAAATCAACTTCTGTAATTTCTTTGTAAATGCTTTCCGCACCGAATCTG is a window from the bacterium genome containing:
- a CDS encoding c-type cytochrome, whose product is MFRYKTKNLRSSLLFLLTIITSLMLVTTCGGNSDENSTSNQNQTVDKSNTTGLSDWELENGFGPVKKKLNLGPIDKSMASEGEKIFESKCASCHKLDERYVGPAQRDVLQRVTPEFFMNTVLNPDENLEKHPHSKKMLAEYMTKMTNQNVTLKDARALLEYFRILDEELKSKNKSN
- a CDS encoding YihY/virulence factor BrkB family protein, producing MINKLLEKIRNSKVYELFRKLRYYLHLVPAWNWFVGFSKHYFGGLYDRTDRHHLFLFSGGLAFSLFVCIIPMTLIIFWLLGKFLNSVEVEMQINTLIDTIIPYSEYANFAKDIIFDRVQEVIEYRNIAGWVGIIGLFFAASGFASSLRTVLNRVYGRDLDINIFLGKLRDFLVIIVIVLIFLVLILLLPMLDFFVSFAQSTPYLQIFNQPIFERVFTASFSFFMMFLMFASLYKFMPVVKIHKRSVAIGAVWASIFWVAAKILFGIYLSKFTTFSRIYGAYALGIVVAFWIYYSAAVFILGAEIAKLFDERLEERIKRNKKDPDKLPIDSKI
- the purL gene encoding phosphoribosylformylglycinamidine synthase subunit PurL; this translates as MKQPEVTLELAIEHGLNKEEYERILKILARTPTFTELGIFSVMWSEHCSYKNSIAQLKTLPRSGGRLLVGAGEENAGLVDIGDGLAVAFKIESHNHPSAVEPYQGAATGVGGIMRDIFTMGARPIASLNSLRFGTLDDARTRYLFAGVVKGIGDYGNSFGVPTVAGEVYFDESYQLNPLVNAMAVGIVKTNTFASAVAKGEGNPVMIVGSSTGRDGIHGATFASEELSEKSESKRPSVQVGDPFTEKLLLEASLEIIRKGYLIGIQDMGAAGISCSTTEMSAKGNSGMRINLDKVPLREEGMSAYEIMLSESQERMLCVVKKGYEDRVREVFEKWDLHCEIIGEVINEDKLFINYKGKLEAELPPFDLVLGGGAPVYIREQKEPAYIKEKRKFDFSELPQPKDIQEAFLKVFSSPNIASKKWVYEQYDSMVRTNTIVGPGCDSAVIYIKGTNKALAMKTDCNARYVYLNPREGAKIAVAESARNIVCSGGIPLAITNCLNFGNPYKPEIYWQFAEAIAGMGEACRFFDTPVTGGNVSFYNESPDRAVYPTPTIGMLGLVEDLSYVTTSYFKNEGDLIYVLGEDKEEIGGSEYLKVIHKKVEGNSPQIELQTEKKLQDTVLELIKKKLINSAHDVSEGGIVCALAECCIINEEKMLGAEVNIPIKSRKDFSYFSETQSKIIVSVAKDKKDKFEKVLQSFNQPFIISGIVSGSVLKINDDISITVTELSELYYNTIPRIMTGD
- a CDS encoding ribonuclease H-like domain-containing protein, translated to MRRIVFDIETCAYPFETLSESQREYLLRYADKEPDPEKRQMMIDDAIRYTSLYPYTSKCIVIGIYDVEKEKSYVYYESQKKEEWTSESATGGGKVQYKGLSEKEILESFWRVAKRVDQFITFNGRNFDVPFLMMRSAMVRVKVTKNLMGYRYGDEHIDLLEQFTFYGSTRKFNLDFYCQSFGIESPKSKDISGMEVKNLYEAGRIKDIAVYCSKDIYATYQLFNIWEKYLNLK
- a CDS encoding acyl-CoA thioesterase: MTEKSLTPYDFKHKYTVTVRFHEVDMLGVCNNAVYINFFETARLEYIKAAGLMPEKGIFSDGKIFFMVRNEINYRSHAYYDDVLEVYSRISYIKNSSFGYDHLIVKQKTGELIVDGKGVVVFVDPKSRKSTSLPDHFIEKVKSFEPLVKILRD
- a CDS encoding aminotransferase class I/II-fold pyridoxal phosphate-dependent enzyme; this encodes MKFIDLRSDTVTKPSPEMRKAMYEAEVGDDVFKEDPTVNKLEEFVAELLGKEAALYVPSGLMGNQICLNVLTEPGDEVICDREAHIFNYESSSPARLSGIQLYPLDGELGILRADQVEPYIRTTAYHMPRTKVIEVENTHNRAGGTIWPLDNIIALKNLSRKHQLYYHLDGARVWNACVETGLSAKDYAQHFDTVSCCFSKGLGAPVGSAIAGSKEFIQEAYRVRKAWGGGMRQVGILAAAALYAIQNNRERLKEDHWRAKHLAERIKLNPNLEINMAAVQTNILLFKPVKVTPKEGLIKCREMGLILTPGTIDSLRAVTHLDVTDNDIEKAADILDNIFK
- the lnt gene encoding apolipoprotein N-acyltransferase; translation: MHLTPEEKRQRRKERLLLIVSGIILGISFPPFPFPFTLLIFVGLIPYFTVITKKNSLASISKATFLFSLVFSLITIYWVGSWQAEADPYLVLSGVALLLVYPCVMMIPSTLFYLAKKVFPKFDALWLFPIFWVTLEYLLTLTDLRFPWLLLGHGLAKFNLFIQAADIIGTNGLSLVVAYTNVLLFKSFFERKENQKLNAKPLVFAVIIFLCLVVYGIYKVSSFKISEKKVKVGIVQPDLNPWDKWSTGNLGDLLNLYLGLSQKCVDEGAQVILWPETALPVYAFGGSFLIVENSIYKFLDSNDVSLLTGMPDIIYDLNENNIPVDSKFSEQGNYFYRTYNAVLGLNPGTREIQRYGKMKLVPLGERVPFVDQFAFLGDLLKWGVGITGWNIGKDTTIFSIYNDELDTVKVGGLVCYESVDPVFVTSFVQKGAELITVVTNDSWYGKSSGPYQHKDFAILRAVENRRSVVRCANGGVSCIINAKGEILSETDMFVKTTLVGEVPVQTEKTFYSANPLIVPILSSVFSFWIFGMNILIWLKKKFKM
- a CDS encoding DedA family protein; amino-acid sequence: MFEDILTRIATFPPFWIYITLFFFAFIENVFPPSPSDVVTVVGGSLVGTGAINFLLALSFATVGSILGFALMFYIGATVDKKLIHSGRFKYIPVKSLDRVEAWFRKYGYLIVVVNRFMPGTRAVISFFAGISNLDPKRTITLCFISALLWNAIMLYLGFIFGDNVAKVDEYLTTYSNIVIVVTAIVILFFIVRLFFRKRKSAV